The following are encoded in a window of Phaseolus vulgaris cultivar G19833 chromosome 3, P. vulgaris v2.0, whole genome shotgun sequence genomic DNA:
- the LOC137807866 gene encoding CASP-like protein 4A3, translating to MKNSDPSAHFESPHSPLRFRSSPLSDNGDPFHSPENSPLNDHRDNSRAIVIVETSTQSLQAAPPVTESEHRHPPPNELPEVVVTRPSRPEARSPGAGSRGRTRAASPSTIVVPKREVMLKKVALGFRLSEVVLCLISFSVMAADKTSGWSGDSFDRYKEYRYCLSVNVIAFVYTAFQTCDLAYQVVAGRSIINHHLRYHFDFFMDQVLAYLLISSASSAATRVDDWQSNWGKDDFTEMASASIALAFLAFIAFAISSLISGYNLCTLFS from the exons ATGAAGAACTCCGACCCCTCCGCCCACTTCGAATCGCCTCACTCCCCTCTCCGCTTCCGATCCTCCCCGCTCTCTGACAACGGCGACCCCTTCCACTCCCCCGAAAACTCGCCGCTAAATGACCACCGAGACAACTCCAGGGCCATCGTCATCGTCGAGACTTCCACGCAGTCCCTCCAGGCCGCGCCCCCCGTCACCGAGTCTGAGCACCGCCATCCTCCGCCCAATGAACTACCGGAGGTCGTGGTCACCCGCCCCTCGCGCCCGGAGGCTCGCTCGCCCGGCGCTGGCTCCCGCGGGCGAACCAGGGCGGCGTCGCCCTCTACTATTGTAGTGCCGAAAAGAGAGGTGATGCTAAAAAAGGTGGCGTTAGGGTTCCGGTTGAGCGAGGTGGTGTTGTGTCTGATTTCGTTTTCCGTTATGGCCGCGGACAAGACCAGTGGTTGGAGCGGTGACTCTTTTGATCGCTACAAGGAATACag GTATTGTTTATCGGTGAATGTTATAGCATTTGTATACACAGCTTTTCAAACGTGTGATCTGGCATATCAAGTAGTGGCAGGGAGAAGCATAATCAATCACCACCTGCGTTACCACTTTGATTTCTTCATGGATCAA GTTCTGGCGTATCTTCTGATATCCTCTGCATCATCTGCAGCCACACGCGTTGATGATTGGCAATCCAATTGGGGAAAAGATGACTTCACTGAGATGGCTAGTGCTTCAATTGCGTTGGCCTTTCTTGCTTTCATTGCCTTTGCTATTAGCTCCTTAATCTCTGGCTACAACCTCTGCACTCTCTTCTCCTAA